The Miscanthus floridulus cultivar M001 chromosome 17, ASM1932011v1, whole genome shotgun sequence genome has a window encoding:
- the LOC136519036 gene encoding transcription repressor OFP13-like, with protein MVRGLPFSSLFYTTNSAQDTPPPSPPAAAPPAWMWPSCKNPRTTTQYFRTPSATAKTIASLFLDSGESSFANSSARTTHHADDCASESQSTESEASAAADDIADAIVRGLRSDDRLLFEPHGPSSSILERKPPARPALRSRAAASAKAEAAAAATSSSFGDSVAVAFDSTDPYHDFRASMEEMVAAHGMGDWEWLERMLAWYLGANGRHTHPAIVTAFVDLVVTMAAASASACACACSSSGVSSFTFASSSEPAESSSAGGHFSFGLR; from the coding sequence CACCCCGCCACCGTCACCGCCGGCAGCCGCTCCACCGGCATGGATGTGGCCCTCTTGCAAGAACCCAAGGACGACGACCCAGTACTTTCGGACCCCATCCGCCACCGCCAAGACCATCGCATCCCTCTTCCTGGACTCCGGGGAGTcgtccttcgccaactcctccGCGCGGACGACGCACCACGCCGACGACTGCGCGTCCGAGAGCCAGTCCACCGAGTCGGAGGCTTCTGCGGCGGCCGACGACATCGCGGACGCCATCGTCCGGGGACTCCGCTCCGACGACCGCCTCCTCTTCGAGCCTCACGGGCCCTCCAGCTCCATCCTCGAGAGGAAGCCTCCGGCGCGTCCTGCCCTGCGTTCGCGAGCCGCCGCCTCCGCcaaggccgaggcggccgcggcggcgacgtCCTCGTCCTTCGGCGACAGCGTGGCGGTGGCGTTCGACTCCACCGACCCGTACCACGACTTCCGGGCTTccatggaggagatggtggccgcGCACGGCATGGGCGACTGGGAGTGGCTCGAGAGGATGCTGGCATGGTACCTCGGCGCCAATGGCAGGCACACCCACCCCGCCATCGTCACCGCGTTTGTCGACCTCGTCGTCACCATGGCCgcggcctccgcctccgcctgcgcctgcgcctgcaGCTCCTCCGGCGTCTCTTCTTTCACATTCGCCAGCAGTAGCGAGCCGGCCGAGAGCAGCAGCGCCGGCGGCCATTTCTCCTTCGGTCTAAGGTAA